In Pangasianodon hypophthalmus isolate fPanHyp1 chromosome 29, fPanHyp1.pri, whole genome shotgun sequence, one genomic interval encodes:
- the agr2 gene encoding anterior gradient protein 2 homolog, giving the protein MIKGLLSVLLVLVVVTSTMGKPEKSPDKTAVKKEKRIPQTLSRGWGDQLIWAQTYEEALFLARSQNKPLMVILHLEECPHSQALKKAFAEDKDIQKLADEDFILLNLVYETTDKHLSPDGQYVPRIIFVDPSMTVRADITGRYSNRMYAYEPADMKLLQNNMLRAKKLLKTEL; this is encoded by the exons ATGATAAAAGGACTACTGTCAGTGCTCTTGGTCCTGGTGGTCGTGACTTCCACCATGGGGAAGCCAGAGAAAAGCCCTGACAAGACTGCGGTCAAGAAGGAGAAACGAATCCCTCAGACTCTCTCCAGAG GATGGGGTGATCAGCTGATCTGGGCTCAGACCTATGAGGAGGCACTCTTCTTGGCACGCTCACA GAACAAGCCCCTGATGGTCATCCTCCACTTGGAAGAATGCCCACACAGCCAGG ctctGAAGAAGGCTTTCGCTGAGGATAAAGACATCCAGAAACTAGCCGACGAGGACTTCATCCTTCTGAACCTGGTG TATGAAACCACAGATAAGCACCTGTCTCCTGATGGGCAGTACGTTCCCAGAATCATCTTTGTTG ATCCCTCAATGACTGTTCGTGCTGACATCACCGGCCGCTACTCCAACCGCATGTACGCCTATGAACCCGCTGACATGAAACTCC TGCAGAACAACATGCTCAGAGCCAAGAAGCTCCTGAAAACAGAGTTGTAA
- the tspan13b gene encoding tetraspanin-13b: MGCAGFTCSKNSLCALNILYVMVSMLMIGIAAWGKWFGLVSSFQVVGGIIGIGVFLFLVALAGLIGAIKHHQVLLFFYMIILFLVFVVQFSVSSACLAINKEQQNELLEVGWNNSRTTQRDVEKSLNCCGFSHMEVNDTCPAACFTHSTCDTCAAKIQEHVGEVLRIVGGIGLFFSFTEILGVWLTYRYRNQKDPRANPSAFL; this comes from the exons ATGGGCTGCGCCGGATTCACCTGCTCCAAGAATTCCCTCTGCGCCCTCAACATCCTCTATGTG ATGGTGAGCATGTTGATGATTGGCATCGCTGCCTGGGGAAAGTGGTTTGGCCTGGTCTCGAGTTTCCAGGTGGTAGGGGGCATCATCGGCATTGGGGTCTTTCTGTTCCTCGTCGCTTTGGCTGGACTCATTGGTGCCATAAAGCACCACCAAGTTCTTCTCTTCTTT TACATGATTATCCTGTTCCTGGTGTTTGTGGTCCAGTTCTCGGTGTCCAGTGCATGCCTGGCCATTAACAAAGAGCAGCAG AATGAGCTGTTGGAGGTGGGCTGGAACAACTCGCGGACAACACAGCGGGACGTGGAGAAGAGCCTGAACTGCTGCGGATTCTCTCACATGGAAGTCAACGACACTTGTCCTGct GCATGTTTCACTCATTCCACATGTGACACGTGTGCAGCGAAGATCCAGGAGCATGTTGGGGAGGTGCTGCGCATCGTCGGAGGGATCGGCCTTTTCTTCAGCTTCACTGAG ATCCTGGGGGTGTGGCTAACCTACAGATACAGGAACCAGAAAGATCCACGGGCCAATCCTAGCGCCTTCCTGTAA